The genomic window GCCGGCGTACCGTCCGCGATCGTCGACTCCCAGGTCTGGGACCTCCCGGACCTGTCCACCGTCCCGAACCACCCGCTCACCCCGCGGCACCTGAAGCTCCACGACCTCTTCACCGACACCTCCAAGGCGAACCCCGTCGAGGACCGCCGGCTTGTCCTGGGCAACGGCGACGTCCGGATCTCGTACGTCGTCGCCGAGCAGCCGTCGCCGTACTACCGCAACGGCATCGGCGACGAATGCGTGTACGTCGAGAAGGGCTCGGCCACCGTCGAGACCGTGTTCGGCGTACTGAACGCGATCCAGGGCGACTACGTGATCATTCCGCGGGCGACCACGCATCGCTGGATCCCCGGCCCGGAGGGCGTCTCGGCGTACTGCATCGAGGGCAACTCGCACATCGCACCGCCGAAGCGGTACCTGTCCCGGTACGGCCAGTTCCTCGAGCACTCGCCGTACTGCGAACGCGACCTGCACCCGACCACCGAGCCGCTGGTCGAGGAGGGCACCGACGTCGAGGTGCTGGTCAAGCACCGCGGGAACGGTGCCGGCGGCATCGTCGGCAGCCGGATGACCTACGCGACACACCCGTTCGACGTGGTCGGCTGGGACGGGTGCCTGTACCCGTACACGTTCAACGTGAGCGACTTCGAACCGATCACCGGGCGGGTGCACCAGCCGCCGCCAGTGCACCAGGTGTTCGAGGGGTACAACTTCGTGGTCTGCAACTTCGTGCCGCGGAAGGTCGACTACCACCCGCTCTCGATCCCGGTGCCGTACTACCACTCGAACGTCGACTCCGACGAGGTGATGTTCTACTGCGGCGGCGACTACGAAGCCCGGAAGGGCTCCGGGATCGGCCTCGGCTCGATCTCGCTGCATCCCGGCGGGTACGCGCACGGCCCGCAGCCGTCCGCGATCGAGGCCTCCCTCGGCGCCGAGCGCTTCGAGGAACTCGCGGTGATGGTCGACACCTTCCGCCCGCTCGAACTCGGCGAGGGCGGCCAGGCCGTCGACGACGGCGTCTACGCCTGGACCTGGGCAGGTCGGCGCAAGAACTGAGCAGTCTGTGGGATTCTTACCCGGTGAGTGAGGACGGGGACGCAACTTCACAGGTCGACGAGGTCACGCCGGACGTGGTGGTGCCGCCGGTGGATCCGGGGCAGTCGTTCGTGGTCGGGATCGACCGTGACGCGGTGCTGCGCCGGCGCGAGGTGGTCCGGACCGTCGAGCGCCGCGGCGGCTGGGTGACGGCCGCGCTCGGCGCGATCGGGATCGTCGCGGCGGTCTACGCGCTGTTCGCGTTCCCCGGCTCCGGGATGTGGCCGTTCGCGCTGCTGCTGATCGCGGCGATGATCCCGCTCCTGCTCAGTACCGTGCTGGTGTACCGCGTGCAGGCCGAGCGGCAGGCCTGGTACGACGCCAACGAGCTGCCGCCGGTCGCGATGCGGATCTCGGCGAAGGGCCTCGAGCTCGCGTGCGACGGCGCGGCGTACCCCGTCGTCCTGCCGTGGCCGACCGTCCGCGGCTTCACCCAGCACAAGCTGCTCGGTCAGTACATGCTCGACATCGCCCTGGAGCGCGGCGTGGGCGCGACCACGGCCGGCGTCCGCGGCCTCGATCAGCCGTCCGTGCGCAGCGTCGTCAAACCGAACCCACTGCTCCGCCCGACCGGCATGTTCCTGGTCAAGGCCCTCGACCAGCCGGTCCACGTCATCGACGAGGCCCTCCGCCATTTCTCCAACGGCAAGGCCGGCATCCGGCGCTAACAGGGCAGCGCGCGGTACGTGTAGCCCTGCTGGGTGAGTTTGGTGAGCGCGTGGTCGAGCGCCGCGACGGTCTGGGAGCGGTTGCCGCCGCCGTCGTGCATCAGGATGATCGCGCCGGGGCGGGCGCCGGCCAGGATCGCGTGCTCGATGCGCGCCGTACCAGGCTTCTTCCAGTCGTCGGTGTCGACGTCCCACAGCACCTGCCGCTGGTGGTACGCCGCTGCGAGCGCCGCGACCTTCGCGTTCGTGCCACCACCCGGCGGGCGCAGACACTTGGACTTCACGCCCATCGCGATCTCCTGCCGGATCTTCGCGTCCGGGAGCAGCGTCAGCGTCTTGTGGTCGTAGGTGTGGTTGCCGATGTGGTGCCCGGCGGCGCGCTCGGCGGCGATGAGTTCGGGGTACTGCGCGGCCTGGATCCCGAGCACGAAGAACGTGGCCTGGGCGTGGTGTTTGCGCAGTACCTGAAGAACTTTCGGCGTCCACTCGTGTTGCGGGCCGTCGTCGAACGTCAGGTACAGGACCTTGCCGTTGTCGGTCAGGGTCCAGTCGTCGGGCTTCGGCTTCACCGGGGGAGGCGTGGCTTCCTTGGTTTCCTTGGTTTCCTTGGTGGACGAGGGTTCACCGCGCTTCGACGTGACCGGCGTACTGAGCAGCCCGTGGTGCGGCGTGCTCGAGACGACCGGCGCGGCCGAGGTGACGGAGCGCGAGGACGGAGAGGCGGCTTGGGCGAGAACGGCACCGCAGAGCAGAGCGGCGACCAACGGCAGAAGCTTGCCGGGCGGCTTGGTCATGCGGGGCATCTTCTCGTGTTCTGGGGGCAAGGTGGTAACCGGGTCGCTTATCGTGTGCACTCGGGCCGGAGATCCCGGCTGACAAACCTTGTGAGGCGGGGCGATGACCGACAGCGGTGAGCGGACCACGATGACACGAAGGACGGTAATCGGCGGTGCGGCCGCACTGGCCGCGGCCGGGTTCCAGGCGGTTCCGGCGTACGCCGGTGGCGGCTCGGGGAGGACCGTCCGGCTGACCGTGATGGGCACCACCGACCTGCACGGCAACGTGTTCAACTGGGACTACTTCAAGAACGCCGAGTACGACGACTCCGCGCACAACGACATCGGCCTGGCGAAGGTCTCGACGCTGGTCAGCGCCGTCCGCGACCGGATCGCGGCCGACCGGCACGCGCCACGGCCGCTGCTGCTCGACGCGGGCGACACCATCCAGGGCACCCCGCTGGCGTACTACTACGCGAAGATCGAGCCGATCACCGGCGGTACGACGCACCCGATGGCGGCCGCGATGAACCGCATCGGGTACGACGCGGCGGCGCTCGGCAACCACGAGTTCAACTACGGCCTGGACATCCTACGCAGGTTCCAGCAGCAGCTGCGGTTCCCGCTGCTCGGCGCGAACGCCCAGGACTGGACGACCGGTCTGCCCGCGTTCCCGCCGTACGTGCTGAAGCGGGTGCACGTGCCGGGGGAGAAGCCGATCACGGTCGGCATCCTCGGCCTGACCAACCCGGGTATCGCGATCTGGGACAAGGCGAACGTCGAGAACAAGCTGAAGTTCGGCGGCATCGTCGAGCTCGCGCAGCAGTGGGTGCCGAAGGTCCGCGCGGCGGGTGCCGACATCGTGATCGCGTCCGTGCACTCGGGCATGGACCTGTCCTCGTCGTACGGCGACGCGCTGCCGTACCCGGAGAACGCGTCGGTGCTGATGGCCGAGACTGTTCCGGGCATCGACGCCGTACTGGTCGGCCACGCGCACCTGGAGATCCCCGAGCGGCTCGTCACGAACAAGACGAGCGGCCAGCAGGTCGTGCTCAGCGAGCCGTTGAAGTGGGGCATGCGGCTGTCGCTGTTCGACGTGGACCTGCAGAAGGTCCGCGGGCAGTGGCAGGTCGTCGGCCGGCACAGCCAGGTGCTGAACGCGAACACCGTCGACGCCGATCCGGACGTGGTGGACCTGCTGCAGAAGGACCACGACAAGGTCGTCACGTACGTCAACTCGAAGATCGGCACCTGCACCGAGGCGATGTCGGCGGCGACCGCGCCGTGGGAGGACACCGCCGCGCTGGACTTCGTGAACTTCATCCAGGCCGACGCGGTCGCGAAGGCACTCGCCGGTACGGCGCAGGCGTCGCTGCCGGTGCTGGCGATCGCGGCGCCGTTCAACCGGGCCGCTGCGATCCCGGCCGGCGACGTCTCGATCCGCGATGTCGCGGGGCTGTACGTGTTCGACAACACGCTGCTCGCGGTGACGATGACGGGTCAGCAGGTCAAGGAGTACCTGGAGTTCTCGGCGACGTACTACAAGCAGGTCACCGGCAGCGGGCCGTTCACGTCCGACCAGATCACGAACGCCCCGACGCCGACCGCGCCGAACGGTACGCCGGACTACAACTACGACATCGTCGGCGGCCTCAGCAAGCCGCTCACGTACAAGATCGACATCGCCAAGCCGGCCGGCTCCCGGATCACCGACCTCGCCTACGACGGCACGCCGGTCGCGCCCGACCAGCAGTTCGTCGTTGCGGTGAACAACTACCGCCAGTCGGGCGGCGGCAACTTCCCGCACGTGAAGACGGCCCCCGTCGTCTACAACCGGCAGGTGGAGATCCGCCAGCTGATGATCGACTACGTCACCGCGACCGGCACGGTCGACCCGAAGACGTTCCACACCGTCGACTGGTCGCTGACCTCCAACGGCACCCCGATCACCGTGACCGGTTAGTCGTCAGGCTCCGGTGCGGGCCCCGAGGGTCTTCTGGGCCTTGGTGACCGCGATTTGCGTGGCGCCCTCGATGTCTTCGGGGGCGCCCGCGATCACGGTGACCGCGAGTACGACGTCATCCACGCCGGTGGTGACCATCGTCACCTCGAGACCATCGAGCGGCCCACCAGAGGCGCTGAACCGTACGGCGACCGGGTCGGTCCCGGCCTTCGGCGGCGACACCAGGTCGACGCTGATCGGCGAGCGGCCTTCACCGGGGATGGTCAGGGTCATGCTGCGGCAGCTGGTGATCGCCTTCTTGAAGGATTGCTGCAGCGCGCGGACCGCGGCGGTCGAGCCCATCCAGTCGAGGCTCTCGTCCACGAACGGACCCTGCGAGCCACCGGAGTACGACTGGCCGGCCGATACCTTGGAACCGGGCGGGTTGTCGGCGTTGGTCAACGCGACCAGGCGGGCGCACCGCGAGTCCTTCGACGAGACAGCCACGTCAGGTCCGTCGTCACCGGTGTCCTTGTCGATCGAGAAGCCCGCCGGAAGGTCGGGCAGCGCGAGCAGCGCCTTGGTGAGCTGAGCCGCGGTCCGGGTGACCTGCACGGGCGGCGGCGCCACGGTCGGGGTCGTCGGTGCAGTCGCGGTCGTGGCGGTGGGCGTCGGCGATGGTGTTGCTGTGGTGGTGACCGAATTGGCCGGCGAAGGACCGGCTGAGCCGCCGGAGCCGCCGGAGCAGGAGGTCAGGGTGAGTACGAGCGCGGTACCGGCGATCGCGAGCGGCTTGATCATCGTGGACTCCTGATGTGCGGGCAGGGGCAGGTCGTCGCCGACCAGACTTCCCGGCACACCTGAGTTCTCGGACCCGTCTTCGGGCCTGTACCGCAACTATCGACCGGCACCCCGTGCGCGTTACGGCCTTCTCCGGATCGTGATCTCCCCGCGGTGGTCTTCAGGCGAGGGTTACACCCGCGGTTTGGAGTTCGGCCAGGGCCTGGGTGGTGGTGGGTTCGGCCACGCCGGCGGTGAGGGTGGTGAGGACTGTGGTGCCGAAGCCGGCTTTGTGGGCGTCCAGGGCGGTGGCTCGGACGCAGTAGTCGGTGGCGATGCCGCAGACGTCCACATCGGTCACGCCTTTGTCGCGGAGCCAGTCGGCCAGCGGGTGGCCGCCCTCGTGGGACTTGCCTTCGAAGCCGGAGTACGCGGCGGCATACTCGCCCTTGTCGAAGATCGCGTCGAAGGGTTGCGGGTCGAGGTTCGGGTGGAAGCTGACGCCGTCGGTGCCGGCGATGCAGTGGGGGGGCCAGGAGTGCACGAAGTCGGGCGTACGGGAGAAGTGGTCGCCCGGGTCGATGTGGTGGTCGCGGGTCGCGACGACGAACGCGTACTGCCGGTCGTCCGGCTCCGCCTCGTGCCACTGGTGCAGGAGCTCGCCGATCCGGAACGCGACATCCGCTCCGCCGGCGACGGCCAGGCTGCCGCCTTCGCAGAAGTCGTTCTGCACATCAACCACGATCAGTGCCCGGGACATCGTGCCGCTCCTTCGAGGCCGGAGTACTCCTGAGCCCACCGTACAAGCGCCGGCACCGTCAACGCTGTATCAAGCAGGAATCAGCTCGCCACCGGTCACGTGGAGGAGCTCGCCCTGAATCGATTTGGTGCGGGGCGAGGTGAGGAACAGAATCGCGTCCGCGAGTTCGGAGGCGTCGGGCAGGTGGCGGGCGGTGAAGCCGGCCGCGATGCTCTCCAGGGCGGGTTGCGGGATGACCCGGTGTGCGCCGTTGTCCAGCGTGATGCCAGGCAGTACGACGTTCACGAGTACGCCGTCCGCGCCCAGATCGTGCTGCAGGCTCGCCGCCAGCCCGTGCAGGCCCGCCTTCGCCGCGCCGTACGCCCACGCGCCGGCCATTCCGCGCTCCGCGAGGTCCGTCGAGATCAGCACCAGCCGCCCGTGCTCGGAGCGCCGCAGCGCCGGCGCGACCTGCTGCACCAGGTGGAAGTTGCCCTCGAGGTTCGCCCGGATGATCTGCGTCCACCACTCCGGCCGCGACTCCTCGATCTTCGACGGCCGTTCGTCGTACCCGAGCGTGCCCCAGCTCACCGCGTTCGCCACCACCGCATCCAGCCCGCCGAAGTGCGAGACCACCGACTCGACCGCCGCGGCGATCGACTCCGGCGCACCGAGATCCATCGGCACCGCGTACGCCGTACCACCCGCGGCCTCGATCTCCTCGAGGACCGCCTCAGCGGCGTCCTTGCGGGAGTTGTAGGTGATCGCGACACGCGCCCCTTCCTGCCCGTAGGCGATCGCGGTGGCCCGGCCGATCCCGGACGACCCACCCGTCACCAGCACTGCCGCGTCCTTGAAACCCAGGTCCATGACCCGTCCTCCTGTATATCGTTAGTCGGCTACACAAAGAACTTAGCCGACTAATAAACCAGATGCAAGCCCGGTTTCAGCGATGCATGTGCTGACAGTTATCGTGTGACGGCGTATTGTCACCAGGTCGCGGGGGTTCGCACATGAAGAAGGCTGTTCTGGCGGTTGTCGCTGCTGGTGCCGTGGTTGCTGCGGCGCTGGTGCCGGCCGGGCCGAGTGTGCAGGCGGCGACCGGGGCGGCAGCGGCGCGGAGCGCGCCGCGGGGGTTCGGGTCGGCGTTGTCGTCGGTGCAGTCGCCGAGCTGGCAGACGAACGCGAGTGTCAACGCGCTCGCCGTCGCCGGGGACCTCGTGTTCGCCGGCGGTCTGTTCACCCGGATCCGCCCGCCGGGCAAGGCCCGCGGCGTGGGTGATGCGGCCCGGAAGTACTTCGCGGTCTTCAACCGGACCACCGGTGCACCGACCCGGTTCGCGCCGAGTGTGAACGGCCCGGTGTGGGCCGTCGCGACATCGCCCAACGGCCGGTGGGTAGTGATCGGCGGGGACTTCACCGTCGTCGACGGAGTGCCGCGGTCGCGGATCGCGATGTTCAACGTTGCCACCGGCAAGCTCGTGGCCGGCTGGGACCCGGTGGTCAACTACCGGGTCGCCGCGCTCAAGCTGACCGACAGCACGGTCTACCTCGGCGGTTCGTTCGGCGCGGTCGACAAGGTTGCCCGCGGCAACGTCGCGGCGGTCAGCCTGAGTACCGGCGCGCTGCTGCCGTGGGACCCGGACGCGGACGACGACGTGCACGCGATCGAGCTGTCCACCGACGGGGCCCGGGTCTTCGTCGGCGGCGGGTTCAACGAGATCGGTGGTCGCTACTCGCACGCGCTCGCGATGCTGAACACCTCCGACGGGTCCGCGTTCGACATGCCGGCCGCCGCCGCGATCCCGGAGCAGACGCGGGCCTGCGACAGCCGCGTGAAGGACCTGGAAGTCCAAGGGAACAAGGTGTTCGCGTCCAACGCCGGCTCCGGTGTCGGCTGCTACGACGGTGTGCTCGCCGCCGACGCCCGGACCGGGAAGCTGATCTGGCAGAGCCACTGCCTGGGCGCGACCGAGGCGATCAAGGCGATCGGCAACTGGCTGTACAAGGGCTCGCACGCCCACGACTGCAGCGCCGACGGCGAGTTCCACGACAAGACCGGTATGCACCACCTGCTCGTCTACAGCACGCTCACCGGCAAACTCGGCCCGTGGAACCCGAACACCGACGCCGGCGGTACGACACTGGTCGGCCCGCTGGCGTTCGCGTCCGGGGGCAACGACCTGTGGGCCGGCGGCGACTTCACCCAGGTGAACGGCGTACCGCAGGAAGGGCTGACCCGATTCACCAACGCACCGGGCGGCGCCGCACCGGCCCGGCCCGCGGCGCCGAAGGTGGCGAGCGCACGGCCGAACAAGGTGACGATCGCCTTCAGTCCCGTGCTAGACCGCGACAACATGACGCTCACATACTTCGTCTACCGCGGCAACACCCGGATCGGCACCTGGTCCCGTACGTCGAACTCGTGGACGAAACCGACCGTCACCTCGGTCACCGACGCCGGCCTGACCAGTGGCCAAAAGCTCTCGTACCACGTCGAGGTCAGCGACGGCCGCAACGTCTCCAAGGGCCCGCCAGCCACCGTCAAGGTCCGCTGACAGATAATCGTCGGGTGACGGGTCCCGAGCAGCTGGCGGTTGTGGGTGCGGGGCTCGGGGCGGGGATTCTGACGTCGACGGTCGGCGTCGCGTCGTTGCTGAGTTTCCCGGTGCTGATCGCGTTGGGGATCCCGCCGGTGGTCGCGAACGCGTCGAACACGCTCGGTCTGCTGCCCGGCGCTCTGAGCGGCGTGTTCGGTTACCGGCGCGAGATCCGCGAGGTGCCGCAGCGGCAGGTCATCGTCGTCGTACTGGTCTGCGCCATCGGAGCGATCGGTGGCGCCGCCCTGCTGCTGGCGCTCCCGTCGAAGGTTTTCGCGGCGGCGGCGCCCTGGTTGATCCTCTTCACCTGCCTGGTCGTCGGCGTTCAGCCGTGGATCTCCCGCTGGCTGCGCGCCCGCACCGATCACCCGCACGACCTCCGCCGATCGATGTCCCCGGCAACAATTCTCGGGACGACGTTGACCGGCGTGTACGGCGGGTACTTCGGTGCCGGTGCCGGCGTGATGATGATGGCTGTTCTCGGTCTCGGCCTGGACCTCGAGCTGCGGGTGGTCAACGGGCTGAAGACCCTGGCACTGCTGGCCGCCAACCTGGTCGCCGGCGTCATCTTCCTGTTCATCGCCGACCTCAACCTCCGAGCGGCCGCCCTACTCGCCGCCGGCTCGATCGTCGGCGGCTACGCCGGCGCCCATATCGGCCGCCGCCTCCCCGCGACGTTCCTGCGCATCCTCATCGTCCTGGCAGGCATCACAGCAGCGGTGCTGATGCTCTAGATGTGCTGCGCGACAGCGCCGATGGCGATCACCAGGCAGATGATCCCGTTGAGGTACGGATGGCTCGCCAGCACCGCGACGAACTCACGGATCGTTGCTGTCGGCCAGTAGTACGCGGCGGTGGGCGAGCCGACCACCTGGCCGTTGACCCGGGCCTTGCGGGCGGTCAGGGCGGCGCGGAACGCGTGGAAGTTGTTCGTGACGATCAAGCACCGGTACGACGGAAGCAACTCGACCATCAGGTCGCGGCTGAAGGTCAGGTTCTCCCAGGTGGTCGTGGACTTGTCCTCGCGGATGATCCGGTCGTTCGGTACGCCGCGCTCGACGAGGTACGCCGCCATCGCCTGCGACTCCGGTACGTCCTCTCCAGGCCCCTGGCCGCCCGACGTCACGATCCGCGGTGAGCGTCCGCGGCGAACAGCTCGCTCGTACACCTGCTTCGCCCGGTCGAGCCGGCTCGCCAGCAGCGGCGGCACGCGCGATCCGATCAGCCCCGCCCCGAGGACGACGACGAAGTCGACCTTCCGCGACGACCGGACCCGGCTGTAGACGAACGCGTACACCAGAAAGCACAGGAACAGGAATGACATGTAGGTGAGTACGCCGAGCAGCACCGACCGGACCGCGGCCAGCGGCTCCCATCCGATCTGCTGCACGAGCACGCTGAAGATCACGAACCCGATGATCCCGAGCCCGACCAGCAGCGAGAGCAGGTTTGAAAGCCGCCGGCGTTCGCGGCGCAGCATCGTGACGCCGTTGATCACCAGGAACACCGCGAGGACGCCGATCGCCACCGGGATCGCGATCACGATCACCCACACCAGCGCGACCGCGACCGGTCTGCTCACGGTCTCGACCGTGAAGATCACGCCGAGCCCCGCGAACATCAGCGCCAGGACCAGGAAGATCCCGTTCTTGAACATCCGCCGGTCGCGCAGGAAGCTGACGCCGAAGATCAGGAACCAGAAGGCGGCGATACCGAACGAGATGACCATCGGGCGCCATCAAACCATGCTCCGTCGCCCAGCCGGTGGAGGCTCGGGTGGTGGCCGGTGGATGGACGGCCTGAGGCCGATTCGGCGCCGGTGTGCGAGGCTGCGGGAATGACGACGAACTGGGCCGGAAACGTCGAGTTCGCGAGTGAGCTGCAGCGGCCACGCACGGTCGGGGAACTGCAGGAACTCGTGGCGCGATCCGAGAAGCTGCGCGTGCTCGGCACCGGGCATTCCTTCAACCGCATCGCCGATACGACCGGGACGCTGGCCAGCGTGCAGGACCTGCCGCAGCTGATCGAGGTCGGGCAGGGCGGCGTGACCGTGTCGGCCGGGACAAGGTACGGCGAGGTCACCGCCGCGCTGCAGGCGCACGGCCTCGCGCTGCACAACCTCGGGTCGCTGCCGCACATCTCGGTCGCCGGGGCCTGCGCGACCGGTACGCACGGTTCTGGCGACACGAACGGCCCGCTCGCGGACGCGGTCAGCGCGATCACGTTCGTGAACGCCGACGGCGAGCTGGTCACGCTGGCCCGCGACGACGCCGACTTCGC from Kribbella jejuensis includes these protein-coding regions:
- a CDS encoding polysaccharide deacetylase family protein → MTKPPGKLLPLVAALLCGAVLAQAASPSSRSVTSAAPVVSSTPHHGLLSTPVTSKRGEPSSTKETKETKEATPPPVKPKPDDWTLTDNGKVLYLTFDDGPQHEWTPKVLQVLRKHHAQATFFVLGIQAAQYPELIAAERAAGHHIGNHTYDHKTLTLLPDAKIRQEIAMGVKSKCLRPPGGGTNAKVAALAAAYHQRQVLWDVDTDDWKKPGTARIEHAILAGARPGAIILMHDGGGNRSQTVAALDHALTKLTQQGYTYRALPC
- a CDS encoding nicotinamidase — translated: MSRALIVVDVQNDFCEGGSLAVAGGADVAFRIGELLHQWHEAEPDDRQYAFVVATRDHHIDPGDHFSRTPDFVHSWPPHCIAGTDGVSFHPNLDPQPFDAIFDKGEYAAAYSGFEGKSHEGGHPLADWLRDKGVTDVDVCGIATDYCVRATALDAHKAGFGTTVLTTLTAGVAEPTTTQALAELQTAGVTLA
- a CDS encoding YdcF family protein yields the protein MVISFGIAAFWFLIFGVSFLRDRRMFKNGIFLVLALMFAGLGVIFTVETVSRPVAVALVWVIVIAIPVAIGVLAVFLVINGVTMLRRERRRLSNLLSLLVGLGIIGFVIFSVLVQQIGWEPLAAVRSVLLGVLTYMSFLFLCFLVYAFVYSRVRSSRKVDFVVVLGAGLIGSRVPPLLASRLDRAKQVYERAVRRGRSPRIVTSGGQGPGEDVPESQAMAAYLVERGVPNDRIIREDKSTTTWENLTFSRDLMVELLPSYRCLIVTNNFHAFRAALTARKARVNGQVVGSPTAAYYWPTATIREFVAVLASHPYLNGIICLVIAIGAVAQHI
- a CDS encoding SDR family NAD(P)-dependent oxidoreductase, translated to MDLGFKDAAVLVTGGSSGIGRATAIAYGQEGARVAITYNSRKDAAEAVLEEIEAAGGTAYAVPMDLGAPESIAAAVESVVSHFGGLDAVVANAVSWGTLGYDERPSKIEESRPEWWTQIIRANLEGNFHLVQQVAPALRRSEHGRLVLISTDLAERGMAGAWAYGAAKAGLHGLAASLQHDLGADGVLVNVVLPGITLDNGAHRVIPQPALESIAAGFTARHLPDASELADAILFLTSPRTKSIQGELLHVTGGELIPA
- a CDS encoding homogentisate 1,2-dioxygenase; protein product: MAFYRQVGEVPPKRHTQFRKPDGGLYYEELMGEEGFSSDSSLLYHAGVPSAIVDSQVWDLPDLSTVPNHPLTPRHLKLHDLFTDTSKANPVEDRRLVLGNGDVRISYVVAEQPSPYYRNGIGDECVYVEKGSATVETVFGVLNAIQGDYVIIPRATTHRWIPGPEGVSAYCIEGNSHIAPPKRYLSRYGQFLEHSPYCERDLHPTTEPLVEEGTDVEVLVKHRGNGAGGIVGSRMTYATHPFDVVGWDGCLYPYTFNVSDFEPITGRVHQPPPVHQVFEGYNFVVCNFVPRKVDYHPLSIPVPYYHSNVDSDEVMFYCGGDYEARKGSGIGLGSISLHPGGYAHGPQPSAIEASLGAERFEELAVMVDTFRPLELGEGGQAVDDGVYAWTWAGRRKN
- a CDS encoding sulfite exporter TauE/SafE family protein; its protein translation is MTGPEQLAVVGAGLGAGILTSTVGVASLLSFPVLIALGIPPVVANASNTLGLLPGALSGVFGYRREIREVPQRQVIVVVLVCAIGAIGGAALLLALPSKVFAAAAPWLILFTCLVVGVQPWISRWLRARTDHPHDLRRSMSPATILGTTLTGVYGGYFGAGAGVMMMAVLGLGLDLELRVVNGLKTLALLAANLVAGVIFLFIADLNLRAAALLAAGSIVGGYAGAHIGRRLPATFLRILIVLAGITAAVLML
- a CDS encoding bifunctional metallophosphatase/5'-nucleotidase, yielding MTDSGERTTMTRRTVIGGAAALAAAGFQAVPAYAGGGSGRTVRLTVMGTTDLHGNVFNWDYFKNAEYDDSAHNDIGLAKVSTLVSAVRDRIAADRHAPRPLLLDAGDTIQGTPLAYYYAKIEPITGGTTHPMAAAMNRIGYDAAALGNHEFNYGLDILRRFQQQLRFPLLGANAQDWTTGLPAFPPYVLKRVHVPGEKPITVGILGLTNPGIAIWDKANVENKLKFGGIVELAQQWVPKVRAAGADIVIASVHSGMDLSSSYGDALPYPENASVLMAETVPGIDAVLVGHAHLEIPERLVTNKTSGQQVVLSEPLKWGMRLSLFDVDLQKVRGQWQVVGRHSQVLNANTVDADPDVVDLLQKDHDKVVTYVNSKIGTCTEAMSAATAPWEDTAALDFVNFIQADAVAKALAGTAQASLPVLAIAAPFNRAAAIPAGDVSIRDVAGLYVFDNTLLAVTMTGQQVKEYLEFSATYYKQVTGSGPFTSDQITNAPTPTAPNGTPDYNYDIVGGLSKPLTYKIDIAKPAGSRITDLAYDGTPVAPDQQFVVAVNNYRQSGGGNFPHVKTAPVVYNRQVEIRQLMIDYVTATGTVDPKTFHTVDWSLTSNGTPITVTG
- a CDS encoding fibronectin type III domain-containing protein — translated: MKKAVLAVVAAGAVVAAALVPAGPSVQAATGAAAARSAPRGFGSALSSVQSPSWQTNASVNALAVAGDLVFAGGLFTRIRPPGKARGVGDAARKYFAVFNRTTGAPTRFAPSVNGPVWAVATSPNGRWVVIGGDFTVVDGVPRSRIAMFNVATGKLVAGWDPVVNYRVAALKLTDSTVYLGGSFGAVDKVARGNVAAVSLSTGALLPWDPDADDDVHAIELSTDGARVFVGGGFNEIGGRYSHALAMLNTSDGSAFDMPAAAAIPEQTRACDSRVKDLEVQGNKVFASNAGSGVGCYDGVLAADARTGKLIWQSHCLGATEAIKAIGNWLYKGSHAHDCSADGEFHDKTGMHHLLVYSTLTGKLGPWNPNTDAGGTTLVGPLAFASGGNDLWAGGDFTQVNGVPQEGLTRFTNAPGGAAPARPAAPKVASARPNKVTIAFSPVLDRDNMTLTYFVYRGNTRIGTWSRTSNSWTKPTVTSVTDAGLTSGQKLSYHVEVSDGRNVSKGPPATVKVR